In a genomic window of Gadus macrocephalus chromosome 9, ASM3116895v1:
- the tmpob gene encoding thymopoietin b isoform X3: protein MAEFLEDPSVLTKDKLKNELLANNVALPSGEHKKEVYIQLYLKNLTALNTKSSPPPPDPFSSDDELPTPVVSNRSRSGRKAARKTDRPRTEETDVTEITDEDLREQLVKHGVNTGPIVEAVPEITALADTNQNGNTHTDQYSDKEDEEMGAPEPPPVVEKAIRSRGKIPVTTRTSSRRQTKVVEETLASGDQTPTKGSESVVEDILANEFSTPMGISATCRRPIRGAAGRPPKPSEYWLDESLLKRSAQRESRPFSSESLSRGCGDAASEGSGGKAACCGGSGGGFLCGVLRSLLRLLLLAAVAGAVWYAYTHLDAKRVGTELRGLLDSVVTPLQGAVDHAVAHLGLGAASTADGAGK from the exons ATGGCTGAATTCCTTGAAGATCCGTCGGTCCTCACCAAGGATAAGCTCAAGAACGAGCTGCTGGCCAACAATGTGGCTCTGCCGAGCGGGGAGCACAAGAAGGAAGTGTACATCCAGCTCTACCTCAAGAACCTGACCGCGCTGAACACCAAGAGCAGCCCGCCACCCCCGGACCCCTTCTCCAGCGACGATGAGCTCCCCACCCCCGTGGTCTCCAACAGAAGCCGCTCTGGGAGA AAGGCCGCAAGGAAGACGGACAGGCCTCGCACTGAGGAGACAGACGTGACCGAAATTACGGATGAAGACTTGAGGGAACAGCTGGTAAAGCATGGCGTTAATACTGGACCCATTGTGG AGGCTGTCCCAGAGATCACCGCCCTGGCAGACACTAACCAGAACGGCAACACCCATACTGACCAGTACAGTGACAAGGAAGACG AGGAGATGGGTGCTCCTGAGCCTCCGCCTGTTGTAGAGAAAGCCATAAGGAGCCGCGGCAAAATCCCCGTCACCACCAGGACCAGCAGCAGAAGGCAGACCAAG gtggtggaggagacccTGGCTAGCGGGGACCAGACGCCTACCAAAGGCAGCGAGAGTGTGGTGGAAGATATCCTTGCCAATGAATTCAGCACGCCCATGGGCATCAG CGCCACCTGCAGGCGGCCCATAAGAGGCGCGGCGGGCCGACCGCCGAAGCCCAGCGAGTACTGGCTGGACGAGTCCCTCCTGAAGCGCAGCGCCCAGAGGGAGAGCCGCCCCTTCAGCTCCGAGTCCCTCTCCAGAGGCTGCGGGGACGCCGCCTCAGAGGGCTCGGGTGGGAAGGCGGCCTgctgcggcggcagcggcggcggcttcCTGTGCGGCGTCCTGCGCtcgctgctgcggctgctgctcctggcggcggtggcgggcgCCGTCTGGTACGCCTACACCCACCTGGACGCCAAGCGGGTGGGCACGGAGCTCAGGGGCCTCCTGGACAGCGTGGTCACCCCTCTCCAGGGGGCGGTGGACCACGCTGTGGCCCACCTCGGCCTCGGCGCCGCCAGCACCGCGGACGGAGCCGGCAAGTAA
- the tmpob gene encoding thymopoietin b isoform X2 gives MAEFLEDPSVLTKDKLKNELLANNVALPSGEHKKEVYIQLYLKNLTALNTKSSPPPPDPFSSDDELPTPVVSNRSRSGRAARKTDRPRTEETDVTEITDEDLREQLVKHGVNTGPIVASTRKLYERKLQKVLDEPPSDSPTVTEAVPEITALADTNQNGNTHTDQYSDKEDEEMGAPEPPPVVEKAIRSRGKIPVTTRTSSRRQTKVVEETLASGDQTPTKGSESVVEDILANEFSTPMGISATCRRPIRGAAGRPPKPSEYWLDESLLKRSAQRESRPFSSESLSRGCGDAASEGSGGKAACCGGSGGGFLCGVLRSLLRLLLLAAVAGAVWYAYTHLDAKRVGTELRGLLDSVVTPLQGAVDHAVAHLGLGAASTADGAGK, from the exons ATGGCTGAATTCCTTGAAGATCCGTCGGTCCTCACCAAGGATAAGCTCAAGAACGAGCTGCTGGCCAACAATGTGGCTCTGCCGAGCGGGGAGCACAAGAAGGAAGTGTACATCCAGCTCTACCTCAAGAACCTGACCGCGCTGAACACCAAGAGCAGCCCGCCACCCCCGGACCCCTTCTCCAGCGACGATGAGCTCCCCACCCCCGTGGTCTCCAACAGAAGCCGCTCTGGGAGA GCCGCAAGGAAGACGGACAGGCCTCGCACTGAGGAGACAGACGTGACCGAAATTACGGATGAAGACTTGAGGGAACAGCTGGTAAAGCATGGCGTTAATACTGGACCCATTGTGG CTTCCACTCGTAAATTGTATGAGAGGAAATTGCAGAAGGTTTTGGATGAGCCCCCATCTGACAGTCCTACTGTTACAGAGGCTGTCCCAGAGATCACCGCCCTGGCAGACACTAACCAGAACGGCAACACCCATACTGACCAGTACAGTGACAAGGAAGACG AGGAGATGGGTGCTCCTGAGCCTCCGCCTGTTGTAGAGAAAGCCATAAGGAGCCGCGGCAAAATCCCCGTCACCACCAGGACCAGCAGCAGAAGGCAGACCAAG gtggtggaggagacccTGGCTAGCGGGGACCAGACGCCTACCAAAGGCAGCGAGAGTGTGGTGGAAGATATCCTTGCCAATGAATTCAGCACGCCCATGGGCATCAG CGCCACCTGCAGGCGGCCCATAAGAGGCGCGGCGGGCCGACCGCCGAAGCCCAGCGAGTACTGGCTGGACGAGTCCCTCCTGAAGCGCAGCGCCCAGAGGGAGAGCCGCCCCTTCAGCTCCGAGTCCCTCTCCAGAGGCTGCGGGGACGCCGCCTCAGAGGGCTCGGGTGGGAAGGCGGCCTgctgcggcggcagcggcggcggcttcCTGTGCGGCGTCCTGCGCtcgctgctgcggctgctgctcctggcggcggtggcgggcgCCGTCTGGTACGCCTACACCCACCTGGACGCCAAGCGGGTGGGCACGGAGCTCAGGGGCCTCCTGGACAGCGTGGTCACCCCTCTCCAGGGGGCGGTGGACCACGCTGTGGCCCACCTCGGCCTCGGCGCCGCCAGCACCGCGGACGGAGCCGGCAAGTAA
- the tmpob gene encoding thymopoietin b isoform X1 → MAEFLEDPSVLTKDKLKNELLANNVALPSGEHKKEVYIQLYLKNLTALNTKSSPPPPDPFSSDDELPTPVVSNRSRSGRKAARKTDRPRTEETDVTEITDEDLREQLVKHGVNTGPIVASTRKLYERKLQKVLDEPPSDSPTVTEAVPEITALADTNQNGNTHTDQYSDKEDEEMGAPEPPPVVEKAIRSRGKIPVTTRTSSRRQTKVVEETLASGDQTPTKGSESVVEDILANEFSTPMGISATCRRPIRGAAGRPPKPSEYWLDESLLKRSAQRESRPFSSESLSRGCGDAASEGSGGKAACCGGSGGGFLCGVLRSLLRLLLLAAVAGAVWYAYTHLDAKRVGTELRGLLDSVVTPLQGAVDHAVAHLGLGAASTADGAGK, encoded by the exons ATGGCTGAATTCCTTGAAGATCCGTCGGTCCTCACCAAGGATAAGCTCAAGAACGAGCTGCTGGCCAACAATGTGGCTCTGCCGAGCGGGGAGCACAAGAAGGAAGTGTACATCCAGCTCTACCTCAAGAACCTGACCGCGCTGAACACCAAGAGCAGCCCGCCACCCCCGGACCCCTTCTCCAGCGACGATGAGCTCCCCACCCCCGTGGTCTCCAACAGAAGCCGCTCTGGGAGA AAGGCCGCAAGGAAGACGGACAGGCCTCGCACTGAGGAGACAGACGTGACCGAAATTACGGATGAAGACTTGAGGGAACAGCTGGTAAAGCATGGCGTTAATACTGGACCCATTGTGG CTTCCACTCGTAAATTGTATGAGAGGAAATTGCAGAAGGTTTTGGATGAGCCCCCATCTGACAGTCCTACTGTTACAGAGGCTGTCCCAGAGATCACCGCCCTGGCAGACACTAACCAGAACGGCAACACCCATACTGACCAGTACAGTGACAAGGAAGACG AGGAGATGGGTGCTCCTGAGCCTCCGCCTGTTGTAGAGAAAGCCATAAGGAGCCGCGGCAAAATCCCCGTCACCACCAGGACCAGCAGCAGAAGGCAGACCAAG gtggtggaggagacccTGGCTAGCGGGGACCAGACGCCTACCAAAGGCAGCGAGAGTGTGGTGGAAGATATCCTTGCCAATGAATTCAGCACGCCCATGGGCATCAG CGCCACCTGCAGGCGGCCCATAAGAGGCGCGGCGGGCCGACCGCCGAAGCCCAGCGAGTACTGGCTGGACGAGTCCCTCCTGAAGCGCAGCGCCCAGAGGGAGAGCCGCCCCTTCAGCTCCGAGTCCCTCTCCAGAGGCTGCGGGGACGCCGCCTCAGAGGGCTCGGGTGGGAAGGCGGCCTgctgcggcggcagcggcggcggcttcCTGTGCGGCGTCCTGCGCtcgctgctgcggctgctgctcctggcggcggtggcgggcgCCGTCTGGTACGCCTACACCCACCTGGACGCCAAGCGGGTGGGCACGGAGCTCAGGGGCCTCCTGGACAGCGTGGTCACCCCTCTCCAGGGGGCGGTGGACCACGCTGTGGCCCACCTCGGCCTCGGCGCCGCCAGCACCGCGGACGGAGCCGGCAAGTAA